A section of the Paenibacillus yonginensis genome encodes:
- a CDS encoding MFS transporter, which translates to MGLQPGNSRAALISGRELAEGEQGRRWLTPYTICLGAFLSNLSAGMFNIALVDISGDFGVQLASSQWVVTVYLLMITICLPVMGKLGDTFGKQKIHNTGYFLFMLGALLCALAPSFSLLVVFRILQGFGASMYQATNMALIVSVYPERQRGKALGLISTFVAAGSMTGPSLGGFLIEWFSWRTNFWLLAAVALGAWLLAMKYIPKERRSGQQSLDFMGAALFAAALTGLVTALGMGGSWGWTSPAVLLLLLLFMAAAAGFMVWCRPGRWGERRWRGAGVNGSWEGQADDKDRSLSDSHTDAAASPVLGGLSSSRSHPSRASAPFLDLDLFRDFRSSTGILITIVSYMSAFAVQLLMPVFLRTELGISPASTGLMMMGYPLALILSAPISGSRSDKQGPIPLMTSGLIVMAAALAVLGVMTPSFPPYVIVVMIVLLGAAMGMISSPNNSLVMSRAPKQQAGLVSSMLALSRNLGMMFGTAAAGSLLASGADAGSGGGAALTAYHTVFSMCALLVVVFLSLFLLASRQSRRRQTEESQAAGR; encoded by the coding sequence ATGGGATTACAGCCGGGAAACAGCCGCGCTGCGCTGATCTCCGGCCGGGAACTGGCTGAAGGTGAACAGGGAAGACGCTGGTTAACGCCGTATACCATCTGCCTGGGGGCCTTCCTGTCGAATCTGTCGGCCGGCATGTTCAACATCGCGCTGGTGGACATCTCCGGTGATTTCGGGGTCCAGCTGGCCTCCTCGCAGTGGGTGGTGACCGTTTACCTGCTGATGATTACGATCTGTTTGCCCGTGATGGGCAAGCTGGGCGATACGTTTGGCAAACAGAAGATTCATAATACAGGTTATTTTCTCTTTATGCTGGGTGCGCTGCTTTGCGCTTTGGCGCCTTCCTTCAGCCTGCTCGTTGTCTTCCGGATTCTGCAGGGCTTCGGGGCATCAATGTATCAGGCGACGAACATGGCGCTGATCGTCTCTGTCTATCCGGAGCGCCAGCGCGGCAAGGCTTTGGGGCTGATCAGCACCTTTGTGGCTGCCGGCTCGATGACCGGGCCAAGCCTGGGCGGCTTCCTGATCGAGTGGTTCTCCTGGCGCACGAATTTCTGGCTGCTGGCCGCGGTGGCTTTGGGGGCCTGGCTTCTAGCCATGAAGTATATCCCCAAAGAACGCCGGTCCGGCCAGCAGAGCCTGGATTTCATGGGTGCTGCGCTGTTCGCTGCGGCGTTGACTGGTCTTGTAACGGCGCTAGGCATGGGCGGAAGCTGGGGCTGGACATCCCCGGCTGTGCTGCTGCTCCTGCTGCTGTTTATGGCAGCGGCTGCGGGGTTTATGGTCTGGTGCCGGCCGGGGCGCTGGGGGGAGCGGAGGTGGAGGGGGGCTGGCGTTAACGGCTCCTGGGAAGGTCAAGCCGATGACAAAGATAGAAGCTTGTCGGATTCTCATACCGATGCGGCTGCCTCCCCTGTCCTTGGGGGCCTTTCGAGCTCCCGTTCCCATCCTTCACGGGCGTCCGCCCCGTTTCTGGATCTGGACCTGTTCCGCGACTTCCGCTCGAGCACCGGCATCCTGATTACGATCGTCAGCTATATGTCCGCTTTCGCGGTGCAGCTGCTGATGCCGGTGTTCCTGCGGACGGAGCTTGGCATCAGCCCGGCAAGCACAGGGCTGATGATGATGGGCTATCCGCTGGCGCTGATTCTATCCGCGCCGATCAGCGGGAGCCGCTCGGACAAGCAGGGGCCGATTCCGCTGATGACCAGCGGACTTATCGTGATGGCCGCGGCGCTGGCCGTGCTGGGCGTGATGACGCCGTCTTTTCCGCCTTACGTGATCGTGGTCATGATTGTGCTGCTGGGCGCGGCCATGGGGATGATCTCTTCGCCGAACAACAGCCTGGTGATGAGCCGGGCGCCCAAGCAGCAGGCCGGACTGGTCAGCAGCATGCTGGCCTTGTCCCGGAACCTGGGCATGATGTTCGGCACGGCTGCGGCGGGTTCCCTGCTGGCCAGCGGGGCCGATGCAGGAAGCGGCGGGGGAGCCGCGCTGACGGCGTACCATACGGTATTTTCCATGTGTGCGCTGCTGGTAGTGGTGTTTCTGTCCCTGTTCCTGCTGGCCTCTCGGCAATCAAGGAGGAGACAGACTGAGGAGTCGCAGGCGGCGGGGCGTTGA
- a CDS encoding GNAT family N-acetyltransferase, whose translation MPRILGDSIILREYQSSDLPYIRNWVNDPEIVDNLSDIFLYPHTEQATEQFLNAMLDNNNVHQRGFVIAHKDTEEYIGQIDLFKLDWKNRSAGLAIVLGNREHLGKGYGSQAIKLLQEFAFNRMNLHRLQLEVFDFNQRAYHCYLKCGFKEEGRLREKHFIQGRYADMIVMGILKSEYVERKK comes from the coding sequence ATGCCGAGAATCCTTGGCGACTCGATTATTTTACGGGAATATCAGAGCAGCGATCTGCCTTACATCAGAAACTGGGTTAACGATCCGGAGATCGTAGACAACCTGTCCGATATTTTTTTGTATCCTCATACCGAGCAGGCAACGGAGCAGTTTCTAAACGCTATGCTGGACAACAACAACGTTCATCAGCGGGGATTTGTCATCGCCCATAAAGACACGGAGGAATACATCGGGCAGATCGACCTGTTCAAGCTGGACTGGAAAAACCGGTCCGCCGGGCTGGCCATCGTCCTTGGCAATCGGGAGCACTTGGGCAAAGGATATGGAAGCCAGGCGATCAAACTTTTGCAGGAGTTTGCGTTTAACCGGATGAACCTGCACAGGCTGCAGCTCGAAGTGTTTGATTTTAACCAACGCGCCTACCATTGTTATTTGAAATGCGGATTTAAGGAAGAAGGCCGGCTGAGAGAAAAACATTTTATCCAGGGCCGGTATGCGGACATGATTGTTATGGGTATTTTGAAGAGCGAATATGTGGAGCGGAAGAAGTAG